ATCAAATAACACCTGCAACAGAAGAGATTTTACTATCACAACAATGCCCTAACACCATCAGGGAGAGAACAAACTCAAAGTACATAAGATAGCCCACATTGTCTCCATAGCCAAAGTCAAGATTTTTATTGTGATCACTGATCGGCCACTTCTTCCCCGCTCAGGAAATCTAATCTTCATCTGTTTACGCTGGAATGGCTTCTCTACCAGCTCTTCTTCCTGAAGTCTTTCCAGTTTCTGTCATGACATGGATACAAATAAGCAACTCCACCCAGATACGTCAAAGCCTAGAAATACCAAGAATTGCTATATCTTCTAGCATGTGTTCTCACCATATTATTTGTAAAATGGAGTGGAAACACCAATGACAATCTAAGGGCAGTAAGAGAAATTTATctcaaagatatattttatactTAAGAGTAAGCAAATTCCCACTTACCTTCTCGGCAGAAGAAGCACGACCAGAATTTGCTCCTGCACCCAACCTACTTATTAGGTCTTTTGTATGATCAATTTCCTTCTGCTGCTTCTGCCATGCGGCATATTGAGCTTCAATCGATGTCTCTTTTGATATGACATACTGAGAATAGTTTCCCTCAAATGTTCTGGAGACACCCATATCAGTTTCCACAATTTTAGTACACAGTTGATCAAGGAAAGCCCGATCATGAGATATGATGACCATTGGCACATCTTGCTTGTTTAAATAACCTTCAAGCCATTCAATCGTGTCAACATCTAGGTGGTTTGTAGGCTCATCCAGAAGCAATAAGTCTGGTTCCTGCATAAAACAAGCAGGCAAATGCAACATTCAATGGGAGAGAAAGTAGCATAGTGGAGGAAGGATAAGTCACATGACTATATGCACCTCTTAACCTGACATAAAGAGGAGTTTCTAGTAGATAATATGTTCAAATGGGATCTACAACCAAAGAATACGTGTGAACAACAGAGAATATCAATTGGCACCAAGTTATCAAATCCCATATCTGCTAATTCATCCCTATGACAAAGTAGAATTTTCGACAATCTACTTGTGATAAGCACAACCAAGTGCAATATTGGAGCTCCCAAGTTCTATTTCCCTGCACTCAGCATAGAGATAATTTCCATTCGCTTCACTAAATGCAGAGACTATTCCATTAAAACCAAGCTAAATAAACCGAATTTCTCAGATTGGATGAACATGAGCCTGCAATCCATAAATGAGACAAGCGATAGAAGGTAAACATGATGACATACTAATCTACAAATCAATCGACCCTTGACAATAACAAGATTGAACTCCCCATCTAAGCCAAGCATTTCTTCTGTACCTGAAGCAGAATCTTCCCCAGAGACATCCTCATCTGCCACCCGCTACTGAAAGAAGCCACAAGCCTATCCGAATCCTCGGGAACAAACCCAAGCTCGGGCATCATTTTACTAATCTTAGCATCCACTACATCCAAATCCACATCCCGAGCCCTCCTCTGCAACAAGTCAAATTCATCCAGAAGCCTGCCCATTAACTCCAAATCATCCACAGAACCTTCAATCGCCTTCTGAATCTTCTCCAGCCTCTCTGCGACCTCCATTTGCTCCTTGAAAGCACTCATGAACTCCTCCTTCACAGTCTTGCCGAGCGAAACCTCGAATTCTTGATTCAAGAAGGCGATTTTCATGTTAGGCTTCGCCTTGATCACGTTCCCCGAATCGGGCTCCTCTTGGCCCGATATAATCCTCAACTGGGTCGTCTTCCCCGCGCCATTCACCCCAACTAACCCAACCTTCTCCCCCTTCTTCACCTCCCAGCTCACGTCCTTCAACACCGTCACACCCTTATAGCTCTTGCTCACGCTCTCGAGCTTAACGCCGGACGAAACGCTCGAAGCGCCCTTCGCCGACTGTTTCTTCCCGCTCTTTCGCCCGGAGTCGTCCTCCGGATTGCTCGAAAACAGAGACTCTATGTCCTCCCTCGCGTCGGTCTCTGCGACGGACGTCTCCACCGCGACGGCGGCCAACCTCCCGGCGGCCTCGCAACGAATCCTGGGTTTGGTCGAACCCGTGTTGGGTTTGACGAATTGGGAGGTCACGGGCGACGGGATTGGCCTGATGCGGAAAGCGGGTTTCGGGGCATCAAGAAGGGTCGAACCCCGGACGAAGGAGGAGCGGAGGAGCTTCGTGGATACGTCCATCGccggcgagagagagagagatagagagagagatggaatttCTCGACGGCGATGGAGAGAGACTCACTCCACACCGCgagcgaagaagaagagcatGAAGCAGAGCAGAGCCTGCTTCTCCTTCAACCCAACGGAGCAGAATTTTTCTGTGGGGGGGATATGGTTTGCACAGGGGAACTATTttcccattttattttatttttttttggtctgatttttatttttcctcctttccctaatttttttttctttcattttattagcTATTTTTTGGCAAGAGGGGAAAAATGAGTGGTGTGATTTTAACTAGTTGAGAGGACAATTATGTTTTTTtcatctccctcttcttcttttcttattcaatAGGAAATAGAGGCTGgagatttttttcaatttatttcatttttgcaacttcattttctttaatccaTGAGACCTTTCAATGAAAATAGGAGGaaccatgaaaaaaattatggaattcagtcaatttctcaatttttaaaagtgcATTTATATATAGGTGTGTGTGTGAATAATTAATTCTTGCCACTAGTACATCTCATATCAAAGAAACTTTGAATACAATTTGTCAGAAAATCACTATAAATATTTCGCCGGGCTATTTTATTTGAAAACTCAACAAACGAATAGTGttatatattcaatttgagattttctatttttctgtcTAAAAATGTTTAAACAAGGAAATATAGGAAAATTGAAATGCTATGAGATTGAGAAtcaatttaaagaaattgataTGGGGAGCTTAAagaatggataaaaaaaaagtagtatAATGTAAATTAAGTAGAATTTGTAAATTGGCCATATGTGATAGGAttctaaaataatatgaaattgttTGAAGAGTTGAAAATTCTCTGGCCGTGGAAATAGATATCAAGATGATAATGCCCCTCGCAATTACCAAATTTTGTGGTAGATAGTGCCGCCCAAGCAGAAGGAAGAGATTCCCACCTCTCATTCTCTGCCACGTGGAAGCTAATGCATGACCCTCAACCATCCACGTGTTCGAGGAAGAAAActaataaatttacatttttctGACGGAAAATGTTAACCGAAATTGTCgtgcagttttctttttcttttttttttttggtcgaaaaattgTCATGCAGCTGGCAAATTCAGTTTTTCGAAGTTTTGTCTCTACTTATTTCTCAATATGTTGTGCATGTAATTATAGTAAAACCTATCTAAATATGACATTTATATAttcaagggagaaaaaaaaaatcaatgaattaGAAGATTAATACAATCGAACTACATTTCACAAATTAGGTCAATTAGAGTACTTtgttataataataaaaagtatgACGACTAACATCTTTAAAGTAAGTAAAAAGTTAGGGATACAAGATTAGGATTTACTCTTCATATTGTGTTGAAATTGTGTCTAGACATTAAAGTGGCCTTTATTTTCGTAGTAAAGATggttatttctcatttatataTTGACTACTACTGTTATGTTTAAACGTTATATGATGGTTTAATTATATGAAAGGTAAAGCGCAACATCACTTTTTGAGAAGGAAATCATCATACTAATTGATTTGCTAATTTTGAAATCAATAAACATTTGGACGTTAGATTGTTTTTATTGCCTTTTACAGGGTTGTTTCATGTTTTATTAGTTGATAAAATTGGGATAATACAATTATGACGTTTAATCTTTTTATTCGGTTGTAACCcttttccatataaaaaaaaatcttgttttACTAGGAAATTTCACCACTGACACAACATCAAAAGGTAAAAGGGAAAGTATTTTTTCCAgcatcaatgattttttttcactCACCCCTTCTTTTCCCAAAAACGGATTCaactatttaaataaaaaaatttaaactattattAAAGGTTTGCGTTTGGTAGTCGGATTTGAGTCtggataggataatttgttatctATCCAATGTTAAGGAATGTCCATTGGATTGGACAACCCGAATACATCCGGATAAAGCGGGATAAAAAAATCcggggagggggtgggataagccggattggataagaattttttttaaggaaagaaagaacttaacaaaaagagaagatatcataAGTATCTATGTCAAATGGATACCTCCGCCTCTCCGATTCATTGTTAGccctcttcttccacttcttctcccaTCTTCGCATCTCGCCATTTTCAATGGTGGCCATGCAAAGGTGGCCACAATTCCATCTAGGGAACTTTTCCAtggcctttaattaattgaattttctatttttaagtttataatttaattgaatatcatatttatttttaatattatcctGAAGTGCGccaaacacttgataggattaGATATGTACGCCTTTATTATCCAGAGGATttaataaactaattatttCCTTAAATGCCTAAATTATCTATAAATTGACCCACAAGGCTTCATTTTGCAAGAGATTGAACATTCACTTGCAAATAGTACTTTTATTTCTTAAAGGTCATCTTTAAGAATGACACATAGGGCTTCGCATTTTGCTTCCAATTAAGATTTGTGCTTATCTATTGGATGccgcgaatttttttttttttttaaaaaaatagttttaatgaGCATTAATGCTGCAAATTAGCAACTATTGAAAAttctaacattttttatttttttttgtaaatctCTCTATTAATTATTTCTCAAAGATTCTTGTTATATTATCCCAATATTACAATAATGTTATTGATTACATATAAAGCTTCCCCAGGTCATATAACAAAAACAATTACAAATTTTCTAACCTAGCAAGCCCTTTTATTTTACATTAATGTATAATATTCACTACGCACTCCATATCCATTTTGTTCAAAAGAGGAACATTCGTATAAAATAGGATACAATTTAACGAGTAATTTACGTTAACTCAAATTATATAGATTTTACATAAATGAAACAATTTAGATTTGTACAAACATATATGTATGCTTCTAATTTCATGTAAACACCATCATAGCAGTGTTTCTAAGGATAAGTATTTTGGAAaccttaaaatttgtcatagtgttataaaactttcaaaaagtataattaagtcatgTCGTTAATTCAATCTTACTTAGCTAATGAAGAATACtgatgtggttttttttttaaagtattttcTTGCTCTTACGTGGAACTAACATGACAAAAACATGAAAGACAAGATgaaaaaatgacatcattttggtcttaattcaatttttaatctaaataCTAATTGTATGATTAAAAATTTCACCCCACCATTATCAAAAAGGGCTAGCAATGGTGGGATAAGGGGTGAGGCAAGATCCTGGTTGATCCCCCGTTGACCCTTTTTGCTGACAGCAAGGGCCCTACATGCCCTCTTTCTCTTTtgcctacttttttttttaaatgtaatttaaaaaatatttagattaaacatcaaatttcaaccaaaaCTACGTCATTTTGGTCTTATCCTCATGTTTCAGCCATGTCAACGTCACATAGGATGGAgaaaataacaacaacaacaataacaaaagTGTTGTAAGCATTTTCCATTAGCCAActtggattaaattaacaaagggacttgattgcatcaatTGGGCAAgtttttggatttgattgcacatttttaaagttttagaattcaattgcacttttatacaaattttagaatttccgATGCACTTATCCTATATTTTTATCATAGTTTGGTTTCAATCAAGTATGGAGTTAAATAGAGAACCTTGTCATACAAAATAGAAGATTAAGGGCTCGCCTTAGCATTAGTTTGCTTTGGCACAAATGCACCTTCTTTCGGAAATGTTCCGATAAAatactttcttgtttttttatttaattacctCTCTATTTAATGGATCCGACGAAAATCCTCTCTCCCCTTTCGGAGCTCCCCTCTACCGTGTTGTGTAGCTATGGCCACCCCACCCTCACCTTCTCAAATCCTAATCCCCCACCATAATTTTAGCCTGTAATTCTCGTTGTCATCTTCCCACCCATAGAAATTGCAATCGCAACCTCTTTAGTCTGAGCGATATTCACGAACACAAGCGGCAATGGCTTAAATCCCGGAGTGGTCTACACGGCGAGTTCTGTCTTCGCCTTTCACGGTGCTATCCCTGCAGATTTGGGGGAAACGCACAGGTTCTTCAGCAAGCAAACCCTAGAGGCAGAACACCAGCGGCCATGGCGGTGGAGGAAGGAGCAGTGGGTCGTCTCGCCCATCTCTGCAACAAATTGGGTAAGCTGATGTATGAGAATGATATGCATATTCTAGATGAGGAAATATCGGAGGACAAAAATGAGGGCtttctcaaatgttcaaatagTACATTGCTTTAGAGAGGCCAACCTTGTGGCAGACTGGATAGCcaaaacccacaaaaaaaattacttatttctaAATTGGGTTTGCCCTTTCCTCAAACTTTGTTGGATCTTTTTATGTAATGATGTTTCCATTTATCGGGCCTCTCATCTTTACTTAGTAAATGAAATATTTccatttctgaccaaaaaaaaatagaagattaATATTGatcccattttccttttttatttgttaatttaggtGCCTAAGTATAGAATCCTGGCTATCTGGAACCAAGACATATCCTATAAATCCCATGCACCGGTTTAAATTTTTGCATGTGCAAGTGGTTTTGACCCAAAGCAATCTACTAGTGACCCTTTTTCCTAAATTGGTGTATATgttaataggaaaattattcaaagaatTCTGAAGGATGTTATTTCAATCATAAGCATTTCAACTTtacaaatttagtcttaaaaattCACATAAAATTCAAATGTAATCCTTCCGATCAATTTTTGTTAGAAAATGCTAACATAGCAATTCAATTATTGCTAGTCATTTTACATAGCACATTAACATGTCAGTTATATCTGGcgaaaattagccaaaatgactataatgaaattttgtttaaaagtttaggattaaattagaaaaattagaaaatttatgattaaattgacatccgtaaaataagtttaggactaattggACAATTTCTCTTGTTTTAACACATCATAAAACACACAACATCATATCATCCATGTATAAGATAtgtactctaattttttttctgtttctgttAATTCctaaatatcattatttttcttattttagatCAACACCCGACCTTTAAATAAATATCACTAGACATTTACTCAGGGTATCTTGTTCGGCTTGAAGGTATGACTAGatatcttttctttaaataaataaCCAAAGCTCTCTcaacatttttccttcttccggCCCAATTCACGCCAATTAAATATGTGACTCAAAGTAAAGGTACCATAAGGCTAGCAAtgcttaaaagaaaatcaattaatagtTATAAATGGTATGTCCTCTAAGGATGATTGGCCATTCGGAGTTATAATTGAGATTATATAGAGTTATTGAGAGTGATTGTCTAGTGGGAGTATTAGAATGACTCGTGTGTGATTGTAATTTCCATTATATTACTTGATTTATAGTTGAATCCTACTCTCTAAATGGAGTATGTCACATCgatcaaatcacataaatttgaTGTCTAATTTGTTTCCTTGTTCTAATTATTATCGTATCGAAACACCTTTTTGCAATATTCTCCTTTGCTCTATCAATTAGAGGAGGACCGACATGTTTTTAAGATTTTGCATGATACTATTTGGACAACTCAACCCACTTTGTGTGAGCTTTTAGAGTTTGGCATGTAAACTTTGAAATGTGGAATGCAAACTCTTGCCAATTTATTGGCAAAGCACAATTGAACAACTTATACAAGAGTGATAATTACTTGGATAGAGGATTAGAATACACAATCAAGGCAAAGCCATTTATATCTTCCACTTTTGGTTCTTGCTTAGTATTTATTTGCTCCAACGTTGTTGCTGACTTTGTGCTTTTCACCATCGCTAACATGTTGAGATTTCTGAAATGACCACCTAAAAGCAGTGATAATCTTACTttgtatatttaatttttttaattcaccCTACAATTCTTTTGTCCCCAAGATTCTACCTTAATGAAACTTAAGTTGCATTCTATATCTAGGATTTGGACAATAGTTTAgaatgaaatatttaaaattaatacaaCATTTataggaaaagaaatatatagGGCAAGTCAACCCCTTCCTCCTTAGATTGAACATACCATTTAATTGTTTTATGACCATTGCTAGCCTAATGGCACTGGCACGTTGGATCATATGTTTCATTTTCAAGGATTGGgccggaagaagaaaaaagttgagtttttttttttttatttaaagaaataaatctaGGTCTcatcatttcaaataaagaacTCTGTGAGAAATTGAACTGCAATTTTTAAAGGTTGGATAATGctctaaaataagaaaaaaatgatatttaggAATTAATAAAAGATAACAGAGATGACAGGAAAGTTATTTCATCTACACGTTGAAATACAATTATAGTGAAAAAGATTTTTGGATATTAAACTCTCTGAATCTAATTGAATgggttttttctttaaaatatcaTAATAGAATAGTCTTTTGGACATTCAATGCACACTAAAATATATTAAGAGAGAAATATTCTAATATATCATGATTTACGTACCCAAGATAAAATTTAACTCAGTTATGCAATAAACAATAGAATCTATTATGATATTCATCAAAATTAGGGGTGATCGATTTTTGGGCAGTCCAATTCCCTTAGGAATTAGAAACTGAACCAAAATAAACAGATTTGCAGTTTCTAGAACCAGGATTTGAACTAGGGGCTTTTGGAGCTAGATCGGATCAAACCATCTCAAGTGGACCAATGAAAATggtgacattttttttccttattatatcTTCCAAGCATAAACTtccaattatttttctcatcaattggGTACACCCCTTTTACTCTAGGAAACAACATTGGCATGGTTTGGTAGTGAGAGGGACAAAGACCTTGTGAATGGTGAGGATTAGTGCTATGAAGAATAAAGCTAAAAAAAACTTGTAAGGTCTCATGTCGCGACCTAAACTCGGTAAACTatctagagtttggctaatgaaaaactaagcctaaacttagctcggactctcccaaacccatactaattcgcgacttaagttcaagtatTTAGCATACAAAAGATTATTAGCTAGGAGTCACCATTAATCAGTTCATGATagatcgattagacacctaagtaaaataatatgagAATTATTCTACTCCTATAAAATAATAGGAGAATTATTCTACTCCTATGAGCTAGATTTCTCTGCCGCCCCCTTCTATCGCCCTTCCGGTACgttctcttttatttcgaa
Above is a window of Eucalyptus grandis isolate ANBG69807.140 chromosome 9, ASM1654582v1, whole genome shotgun sequence DNA encoding:
- the LOC104418197 gene encoding LOW QUALITY PROTEIN: ABC transporter F family member 5 (The sequence of the model RefSeq protein was modified relative to this genomic sequence to represent the inferred CDS: inserted 1 base in 1 codon) is translated as MDVSTKLLRSSFVRGSTLLDAPKPAFRIRPIPSPVTSQFVKPNTGSTKPRIRCEAAGRLAAVAVETSVAETDAREDIESLFSSNPEDDSGRKSGKKQSAKGASSVSSGVKLESVSKSYKGVTVLKDVSWEVKKGEKVGLVGVNGAGKTTQLRIISGQEEPDSGNVIKAKPNMKIAFLNQEFEVSLGKTVKEEFMSAFKEQMEVAERLEKIQKAIEGSVDDLELMGRLLDEFDLLQRRARDVDLDVVDAKISKMMPELGFVPEDSDRLVASFSSGWQMRMSLGKILLQEPDLLLLDEPTNHLDVDTIEWLEGYLNKQDVPMVIISHDRAFLDQLCTKIVETDMGVSRTFEGNYSQYVISKETSIEAQYAAWQKQQKEIDHTKDLISRLGAGANSGRASSAEKKLERLQEEELVEKPFQRKQMKIRFPERGRSGRSVITXKNLDFGYGDNVLFDRANLAIERGEKIAIIGPNGCGKSTLLKLIMGLEKTKGGEVLLGDHNVLPNYFEQNQAEALDLEKSVLETVVEAAEDWRIDDIKGLLGRCNFKADMLDRKVSALSGGEKARLAFCKFMVKPSTLLVLDEPTNHLDIPSKEMLEEAIRDYQGTVITVSHDRYFIKQIVNRVVEVKDSHLQDYAGDYNYYLEKNLEARARELERETELEEKAPKVKAKSKMSKAEKAARKKQKVQAFQAAKQKSKGAKNAKRWN